From the Halobellus litoreus genome, the window AGCCGTCGCCGCGGCGGAAGCCGCTCGTAGGCGGCGAGGCGAGCGTCGAGCGCGTCGCCCGCGAACTGTTCGCGGAGCGCCGACTCCAGTCCCGGACTCTCCTCGTAGGACACCGAGAGTACCGGTCGCTCGGCGACGTCGGCGATCCGATCCAGATCGAGGACGTTGAACCACGCGGGCGCGACGCCCGAGACCAGTAGGTAGCGGACGTCCTCGCGGTCCAGTCGCTCGACGAGCGTGCAGACGGCGTCGGTGGCGTCGAGCCCGCCGACAGTCGCCGTCGCGTACGCGAAGCCGTCTGCGACGCGGTCGGCGCGGAGGACGGCGCCACAGAGGATACAGCGGTCGCTGGTCTCGTCCGTCGACTCCGCGATGCCGAGCGCCCGCGTGCCGGATTTCACCCGCGGTTCAGTCCTCCGAGCGCCGCGGTCGGCCTGGCGTCACTCCCCCTCTTTGATGTCCTTGAGCCGGTCCAGGAGTTCGTCGTTCGATGCCCCAATCTCGAACTCGACGTCGCCCCCGTGGTCGGCCTGGGAGGTCGCGACCCCGTCGTCGTCGTCGAGATCGGTGTCGAAGTCCTGATTCTCTTGTTCGGACTCGTCGTAGCTCCCAAATCCCATACAGAGAAATATAGGAAGTAGTCCGATAAAAAACACACGCAGGATTC encodes:
- a CDS encoding DUF99 family protein, translating into MKSGTRALGIAESTDETSDRCILCGAVLRADRVADGFAYATATVGGLDATDAVCTLVERLDREDVRYLLVSGVAPAWFNVLDLDRIADVAERPVLSVSYEESPGLESALREQFAGDALDARLAAYERLPPRRRLRVNDETLFVRSVGLEHGDSGPSAVDADDHPDDEVARIVRAYTPTGGRPEPVRVARLAARAARQWRAARRTEPDRHE
- a CDS encoding DUF5786 family protein; protein product: MGFGSYDESEQENQDFDTDLDDDDGVATSQADHGGDVEFEIGASNDELLDRLKDIKEGE